In a genomic window of Mycolicibacterium neoaurum VKM Ac-1815D:
- a CDS encoding zinc-dependent metalloprotease, with the protein MSQSVGAAVDWAVAATVGAKLSRPAPATTDYTRDQAITQLAEAARTAELPVREVTHLNEGAEVPEARVVDRPQWVQAATQSMRAMTGGSDEQSRGVAAALAGKVTGAQTGAVLAFISSGILGQYDPFSNGGELLLVYPNVIAVERQLRVDPADFRLWVCLHEVTHRVQFRANPWLAEHMSSSLDTLTGDGADQIGDLVGRLAEYVRNQRNGSADEPNSTGVLGLLRAVQAEPQRAALDRLLVLGTLLEGHAEHVMDAVGPAVVPTVATIRHRFDERRQRKQPPLQRLIRTLLGFDAKLSQYTRGKSFVDEVVSRVGMDRFNAIWTDAQTLPKPEEIEEPQRWIDRVL; encoded by the coding sequence ATGAGTCAGTCGGTCGGCGCCGCCGTGGACTGGGCGGTGGCAGCCACCGTCGGTGCCAAACTGTCCCGGCCCGCGCCGGCGACCACCGACTACACCCGTGATCAGGCCATCACTCAGCTGGCCGAGGCTGCCCGCACCGCCGAGTTGCCGGTCCGCGAGGTGACGCACCTCAACGAGGGTGCCGAGGTCCCCGAAGCCAGGGTGGTCGACCGTCCGCAGTGGGTGCAGGCGGCGACCCAGTCCATGCGGGCGATGACCGGCGGCTCGGACGAACAATCCCGCGGCGTCGCGGCGGCGTTGGCCGGCAAGGTCACCGGTGCCCAGACGGGCGCGGTGCTGGCGTTCATCTCCAGCGGAATCCTGGGGCAGTACGACCCCTTCTCCAACGGCGGCGAGTTACTGCTGGTCTATCCCAACGTCATTGCCGTGGAGCGGCAACTGCGGGTCGATCCGGCCGACTTCCGGCTGTGGGTGTGTCTGCACGAGGTCACCCATCGGGTCCAGTTCCGCGCCAATCCCTGGCTGGCCGAGCACATGTCGTCATCGCTGGACACGCTGACAGGTGACGGTGCCGATCAGATCGGTGACCTGGTGGGTCGGCTCGCCGAGTATGTGCGCAATCAACGCAACGGCTCCGCCGACGAGCCGAATTCGACCGGTGTACTGGGGTTGCTGCGGGCGGTTCAGGCCGAACCGCAGCGCGCGGCGCTGGACAGGTTGCTGGTGCTCGGCACGTTGTTGGAGGGACACGCCGAGCACGTCATGGACGCCGTCGGGCCCGCCGTTGTGCCGACGGTGGCCACCATTCGGCATCGCTTTGACGAACGGCGCCAACGCAAACAACCTCCGCTGCAGCGACTCATCCGCACCTTGCTGGGTTTCGATGCCAAGCTCAGTCAGTACACCCGCGGCAAGTCCTTCGTCGACGAGGTGGTGTCCCGGGTGGGGATGGATCGCTTCAATGCCATCTGGACCGATGCGCAGACGCTGCCCAAGCCGGAGGAGATCGAGGAACCGCAGCGATGGATCGATCGGGTCCTGTAG
- the dacB gene encoding D-alanyl-D-alanine carboxypeptidase/D-alanyl-D-alanine endopeptidase encodes MRPGRWRRSTHLVIGLVVLVLVAVVVGVAAIVTSSRTAAKNALPAQPAAVTAAPGVAPLGDAVTEPTAKGMAAMLATALADPNLGMLTGRVTDAVTGQELWSQGEDIPMQPASTNKTLTTAAALLTLDRDARLTTTVREGDRPGVVVLRGGGDPTLSAFGGDKSTWYKGAARISDLADQVKKAGVRVTAVQVDLSAYSGPTMAIGWDPLDIDGGDIAPMESVMLDGGRTQPVSYDSRRSRTPGLDAGRALAVALGVDPASVTVSTRSSADADEIASVQSPPLIERLRQMMYESDNVMAESIGREVAAALNRPQSFDGAAQAVLGQLRAAGIDTTGAKLFDSSGLSVDDRLTALTLDEVIAVAVGDDQPKLRPLVDLLPIAGGSGTLSNRYLDTDEGRASAGWLRAKTGSLTGTNSLAGIVTDSSGRVLTFALLSNNAGPTGRTSLDALAAKLRLCGCGG; translated from the coding sequence ATGCGGCCCGGTCGATGGCGCCGATCAACCCACCTGGTGATCGGTCTGGTGGTTCTCGTTCTTGTCGCCGTCGTCGTGGGGGTCGCCGCGATCGTGACGTCGTCGCGGACCGCGGCGAAGAACGCATTGCCGGCCCAGCCGGCGGCGGTGACGGCGGCTCCCGGTGTGGCACCGCTGGGCGACGCGGTGACCGAGCCGACGGCCAAGGGCATGGCGGCGATGTTGGCCACCGCGCTGGCCGACCCGAACCTGGGAATGCTCACCGGCCGGGTCACCGATGCGGTCACCGGACAGGAACTGTGGTCCCAAGGTGAGGACATCCCCATGCAGCCGGCGTCGACCAACAAGACGCTGACCACCGCGGCGGCACTGCTCACCCTGGACCGGGATGCCAGGCTGACCACCACGGTGCGCGAGGGTGACCGACCCGGCGTGGTGGTGCTGCGCGGCGGCGGCGACCCGACACTGTCGGCCTTCGGCGGTGACAAGTCCACCTGGTACAAGGGCGCGGCGCGGATCAGCGACCTGGCCGACCAGGTCAAGAAGGCCGGTGTGCGGGTCACGGCGGTGCAGGTAGACCTGAGTGCCTACAGTGGCCCGACGATGGCGATCGGCTGGGATCCGCTGGACATCGACGGTGGCGATATCGCGCCGATGGAATCGGTGATGCTCGACGGCGGCCGTACCCAACCGGTGTCCTACGATTCGCGCCGTTCGCGCACCCCCGGTCTGGATGCCGGCCGTGCGCTGGCCGTCGCGTTGGGTGTCGACCCGGCATCGGTGACGGTCAGCACCCGGTCCAGTGCTGACGCCGACGAGATCGCGTCGGTGCAATCGCCGCCGCTGATCGAGCGGTTGCGCCAGATGATGTACGAGTCCGACAACGTGATGGCCGAATCCATCGGGCGTGAGGTGGCCGCCGCGCTGAACCGTCCGCAGAGCTTCGACGGCGCGGCACAAGCGGTGCTCGGGCAGTTGCGCGCCGCCGGTATCGACACCACCGGGGCCAAACTGTTTGATTCCAGTGGCCTTTCGGTCGACGACCGGCTGACCGCGCTTACCCTGGACGAGGTGATCGCTGTCGCCGTCGGAGACGACCAACCGAAACTGCGGCCGCTGGTCGACCTGCTGCCGATCGCCGGTGGCAGCGGAACGCTGTCGAACAGGTATCTCGACACCGACGAGGGGCGGGCCTCGGCGGGCTGGTTGCGCGCCAAGACCGGTTCGCTTACCGGCACCAACAGCCTGGCCGGCATCGTCACCGACAGCAGCGGCCGGGTGCTCACCTTCGCGTTGTTGTCCAACAATGCCGGTCCCACCGGTCGCACCTCACTCGACGCCTTGGCCGCCAAGCTGCGACTGTGCGGGTGCGGCGGATGA
- a CDS encoding inorganic diphosphatase yields the protein MSFDVVIEIPKGSRNKYEVDHETGRVKLDRYLYTSFGYPADYGFFEDTLGEDGDPLDALVLLPESVFPGCTVEARPVAMFKMTDEAGGDDKLLCVLADDPRWEHIQDVGDVSQFELDAIKHFFVHYKDLEPGKFVKTADWVGREEAEAELQRSIERFKAQGH from the coding sequence GTGTCGTTCGACGTCGTCATCGAGATCCCCAAGGGGTCCCGCAACAAGTACGAAGTGGATCATGAGACCGGACGGGTCAAGCTGGACCGGTACCTCTACACCTCGTTCGGCTATCCCGCCGACTACGGGTTCTTCGAGGACACCCTCGGCGAGGACGGCGATCCGCTGGACGCCCTGGTGCTGCTGCCCGAGTCCGTCTTCCCCGGCTGCACTGTCGAGGCGCGGCCGGTCGCGATGTTCAAGATGACCGACGAGGCAGGCGGTGACGACAAGCTGCTCTGCGTGCTCGCCGACGACCCGCGCTGGGAGCACATCCAGGATGTCGGTGACGTCTCCCAGTTCGAGCTGGACGCCATCAAGCATTTCTTCGTGCACTACAAGGACCTGGAGCCGGGCAAGTTCGTCAAGACGGCCGACTGGGTCGGCCGCGAAGAGGCCGAGGCGGAGCTGCAGCGCTCGATCGAACGGTTCAAGGCCCAAGGTCACTGA
- a CDS encoding 2-oxo-4-hydroxy-4-carboxy-5-ureidoimidazoline decarboxylase: MLLHQGIGLDVFNALPERKAVHALYECCNSYVLARELVRGRPYPDHDALFRRADAALFELPESAVDQILDACPDIGRRPRSAKSQAEPCAVWDDDAELMAALSAASRQYAQRYGFTFVMFVDGHCARDVLAAVTDRMHHDIETERKILRNELAKIGRSRLERMLGPEGGYQNW, translated from the coding sequence GTGTTGCTGCATCAGGGAATCGGCCTGGACGTGTTCAACGCGTTGCCCGAACGCAAGGCCGTACATGCGCTCTACGAGTGCTGCAACAGCTACGTGCTGGCCCGCGAACTCGTCCGCGGCCGCCCTTATCCAGATCACGACGCACTGTTCCGCCGCGCCGATGCCGCGCTGTTCGAGCTGCCCGAATCCGCCGTGGATCAGATCCTGGACGCGTGCCCCGATATCGGCAGGCGACCGCGCAGCGCGAAGTCGCAGGCCGAACCCTGTGCGGTCTGGGATGACGATGCCGAACTGATGGCAGCGCTGAGCGCCGCCTCGCGGCAGTACGCGCAGCGCTACGGGTTCACCTTCGTGATGTTCGTCGACGGGCACTGCGCACGCGATGTCCTGGCCGCCGTCACCGACCGGATGCACCATGACATCGAGACCGAACGCAAGATCCTGCGCAACGAGCTGGCCAAGATCGGTCGAAGCAGGTTGGAACGGATGCTCGGCCCCGAGGGCGGTTACCAGAACTGGTAG
- a CDS encoding EstA family serine hydrolase, whose translation MTVDGVCDPRFEQVADALGRAIDDGEECGAAIAIDIGGELVVDIWGGHADAARTTPWTADTIVNVWSSTKNVTALAGLMLIDRGLVLAQTPVAEVWPEFGAGGKDRIEFRHLLTHSSGVSGWDQPVTPEDILDWDRSTTMLAAQSPWWEPGSATGYHALTHGHLIGEVVRRVTGKPLKQFVVEEIADPLGADFQIGARPEDVPRIAEIIAPADPFEGIPPMQEWTEQMLKTFTGPAPDPQIANTPQWRAADIGAANGHTNARALAKILSVISLGGSVDGVRLLRPDTVEDIFEPQIEGPDLVLAGHHLRMGLGFGLPSPAIGYIPDGKICFWGGWGGSWESMNPDSRTTIAYVMNKMGPGIEGSARTDRYFRLIYQALDGIG comes from the coding sequence ATGACCGTCGACGGTGTGTGCGACCCCCGGTTCGAGCAAGTGGCCGACGCGCTCGGCCGAGCCATCGATGACGGTGAGGAGTGCGGCGCCGCGATCGCGATCGATATCGGCGGCGAACTGGTCGTCGACATCTGGGGCGGTCACGCCGACGCGGCGCGCACCACACCGTGGACCGCCGACACCATCGTCAACGTGTGGTCCTCCACCAAGAACGTCACCGCGCTGGCCGGGCTGATGCTGATCGACCGCGGCCTGGTCTTAGCGCAGACCCCCGTCGCCGAGGTGTGGCCCGAGTTCGGGGCCGGCGGCAAGGACCGCATCGAGTTCCGGCATCTGCTGACGCATTCCTCGGGAGTATCCGGGTGGGATCAGCCGGTGACACCCGAGGACATCCTGGACTGGGACCGCTCCACGACCATGCTCGCGGCGCAGTCCCCCTGGTGGGAACCGGGTTCGGCCACCGGCTACCACGCGCTCACCCATGGCCACCTGATCGGGGAAGTGGTTCGCCGGGTCACCGGAAAACCGTTGAAGCAGTTCGTCGTAGAGGAGATCGCCGATCCGCTCGGCGCCGACTTCCAGATAGGCGCCCGGCCCGAGGACGTCCCGCGGATCGCCGAGATCATCGCTCCGGCAGATCCTTTCGAGGGGATACCGCCCATGCAGGAGTGGACCGAGCAGATGCTCAAGACGTTCACCGGGCCGGCGCCGGACCCGCAGATCGCGAACACCCCACAGTGGCGGGCAGCAGATATCGGCGCCGCCAACGGGCACACGAACGCACGAGCCCTGGCCAAGATCCTGTCGGTGATCTCGCTGGGCGGCAGCGTCGACGGTGTCCGCCTGCTACGACCCGATACCGTCGAAGACATCTTCGAGCCACAGATCGAGGGACCCGACCTGGTACTGGCCGGGCACCACCTGCGCATGGGTCTTGGATTCGGTTTACCCAGTCCCGCAATCGGTTACATTCCGGACGGCAAGATCTGCTTCTGGGGCGGCTGGGGCGGATCCTGGGAGTCGATGAACCCGGACTCGCGCACCACGATCGCTTACGTGATGAACAAGATGGGCCCCGGCATCGAGGGGTCGGCCCGCACCGACCGCTACTTCCGGCTGATCTACCAGGCGCTCGACGGCATCGGTTGA
- a CDS encoding 2-hydroxyacid dehydrogenase, translating into MKVYVADRNLVPHRARFEAAVPTGVELFWADADGSIECLRDASVHVGGRFTAEMAAVAEKLELVHVAGAGTDRVAFDALAPDVLVANTFHHERSIAEYVVAAAIMLRRGFLAQDSALRRDVWASAVYDDTIAQPPTLAGARIGFVGFGHIGQQSWKLLRQWGCGGAAVTGSGRVTGDHGLDRVDDVSRLDELAGASDVLVVSAPLTPATTGMIGRTQLDALGPHGILINVGRGPLVDQRAVYDALRTGRLGAAAIDVWYRYPEATGRGALGAPADLPFHELPNLLMTPHSSGITTDTFRGRVDDIAANIGRLVRGEPLHNVVTR; encoded by the coding sequence ATGAAAGTTTATGTGGCAGATCGCAACCTGGTCCCACACCGGGCGCGCTTCGAGGCAGCGGTACCGACAGGTGTCGAACTGTTCTGGGCGGATGCCGATGGTTCGATCGAGTGCCTGCGTGACGCCTCGGTGCATGTCGGTGGTCGGTTCACCGCCGAGATGGCCGCCGTCGCCGAGAAACTGGAGCTCGTGCATGTGGCCGGCGCGGGTACCGACCGGGTGGCGTTCGATGCGCTGGCCCCCGATGTGTTGGTGGCCAACACGTTCCATCACGAACGGTCGATCGCCGAGTATGTCGTGGCGGCAGCCATCATGTTGCGTCGCGGCTTCCTGGCCCAGGATTCGGCATTGCGCAGGGACGTCTGGGCCAGCGCGGTTTACGACGACACCATCGCCCAGCCACCGACGCTCGCTGGTGCGCGGATCGGCTTCGTCGGGTTCGGCCATATCGGCCAACAGTCCTGGAAGCTGCTGCGGCAGTGGGGGTGTGGGGGCGCGGCCGTCACCGGTTCCGGCCGGGTGACCGGCGATCACGGGCTCGACCGGGTGGACGATGTGAGCAGGCTCGACGAGCTGGCCGGCGCATCGGACGTCCTGGTCGTGTCAGCGCCGCTGACACCGGCGACCACCGGGATGATCGGCCGCACCCAGCTCGATGCGCTGGGCCCGCACGGGATCCTGATCAACGTGGGCCGCGGCCCGCTTGTCGACCAGCGCGCCGTCTATGACGCGCTGCGTACCGGCCGTCTCGGCGCCGCCGCGATCGACGTCTGGTATCGCTATCCCGAGGCCACCGGCCGCGGCGCCCTCGGCGCACCCGCGGACCTTCCGTTCCACGAGCTGCCGAACCTGCTGATGACCCCGCACTCCTCGGGCATCACGACCGATACCTTCCGGGGCCGCGTCGACGATATCGCGGCCAATATCGGCCGTCTGGTGCGTGGCGAGCCGCTGCACAATGTGGTGACGCGCTGA
- a CDS encoding enolase C-terminal domain-like protein — protein sequence MSSSKRTPIVTEMRVVPIAGHDSMLLNLSGAHGPYFTRNLVILKDSDGNTGVGEVPGGAAIERTLLEARSLVEGRGIGAYNNVLGDIRRTFADRDAGGRGAQTFDLRVTVHAVTAVESAMLDLLGQHLGVSVAALLGEGQQRDRVQALGYLFFVGDSARTDLPYRTAADEAVSGDPAEEWLQVRHREAMTPEGVVRLAEAAHARYGFADFKLKGGVLPAAEEAAAVTALARRFPQARITLDPNGGWLLKDAIATCRGLTDVLAYAEDPVGPEGGFSGREVMAEFKRATGLPTATNMIATDWRELGHAIRAGAVDIPLADPHFWTMNGSVRVAQLCAAWGLTWGSHSNNHFDVSLAMFTQVAAAAPGEITAIDTHWAWQDGQRITKAPYEIVDGYLDVPAAPGLGVELDEDRVAAAHQLYLAEGLGARDDAIAMQYLIPGWTFDSKRPCLQRA from the coding sequence ATGAGCTCGTCGAAGCGCACCCCGATCGTCACCGAGATGCGGGTTGTCCCCATCGCCGGGCATGACAGCATGCTGCTGAACCTCAGCGGCGCACACGGCCCCTACTTCACCCGGAACCTGGTGATCCTCAAGGACTCCGACGGCAACACCGGTGTCGGCGAGGTCCCCGGTGGCGCCGCGATCGAGCGCACGCTCCTCGAGGCCAGATCGCTTGTCGAGGGCCGCGGTATCGGTGCCTACAACAACGTGCTCGGCGACATCCGCCGTACCTTCGCCGACCGTGACGCCGGCGGCCGCGGCGCCCAGACCTTCGATCTGCGGGTCACGGTGCACGCCGTGACCGCGGTCGAATCGGCCATGCTCGACCTGCTCGGGCAGCACCTCGGCGTGTCGGTCGCCGCCCTGCTGGGGGAGGGACAGCAGCGAGATCGCGTTCAGGCCCTGGGGTATCTGTTCTTCGTCGGGGACAGTGCCAGGACCGATCTGCCCTACCGCACGGCCGCCGACGAGGCCGTCTCCGGTGATCCTGCCGAGGAATGGCTGCAGGTCCGACACCGCGAGGCCATGACACCCGAGGGGGTCGTCCGGCTCGCCGAGGCGGCGCACGCGCGCTATGGCTTCGCCGACTTCAAGCTCAAGGGCGGGGTGCTGCCTGCCGCCGAGGAGGCCGCCGCCGTCACCGCACTGGCCCGTCGCTTCCCCCAGGCGCGGATCACGTTGGACCCCAACGGCGGATGGCTGCTCAAGGACGCCATCGCGACCTGTCGGGGGCTGACCGACGTGCTGGCCTACGCCGAGGACCCGGTGGGGCCCGAGGGCGGGTTCTCCGGGCGCGAGGTGATGGCCGAGTTCAAGCGCGCCACCGGCCTACCGACGGCCACCAACATGATCGCCACCGACTGGCGCGAGCTGGGCCACGCCATCCGGGCCGGTGCCGTCGACATCCCGCTCGCCGATCCGCACTTCTGGACGATGAACGGCTCGGTGCGCGTCGCGCAATTGTGCGCGGCCTGGGGCCTGACCTGGGGGTCGCACTCCAACAACCACTTCGACGTGTCACTGGCGATGTTCACCCAGGTTGCCGCGGCGGCACCGGGAGAGATCACCGCCATCGACACGCATTGGGCATGGCAGGACGGCCAACGCATCACCAAGGCGCCGTACGAGATCGTCGATGGATACCTCGACGTGCCCGCGGCACCCGGGCTCGGGGTCGAGCTCGACGAGGACCGGGTGGCAGCCGCGCACCAGCTGTACCTCGCCGAGGGGCTGGGCGCCCGCGACGACGCCATCGCCATGCAGTATCTGATCCCGGGCTGGACGTTCGACAGCAAGCGGCCATGCCTGCAGCGCGCATGA
- a CDS encoding IclR family transcriptional regulator gives MTESTARAGVKSAVRTVELLEYLAARQDEPARIREISEDLGMPRSSAHALLRTLMAQGWVRADETGTLYGIGIRALLVGTSYLDGDPYLPMIAPFLDDLRSDWDETFHLGRLDGTDIVYLATRESQQYRRAINRVGRRLPAHATALGKALLAERTGVDRHQHLPAELAAITPATITCHDELAEALDTVRIRGYATDDEENTQGVRCFAVALRYCWPAQDAISASVPRARLTAERERGLVEALCAVGDKVSRVLRPMANGDKWFA, from the coding sequence ATGACCGAATCGACTGCACGCGCGGGGGTCAAGTCGGCCGTCCGCACCGTCGAGCTGCTGGAGTACCTGGCCGCGCGACAGGACGAGCCAGCCCGAATCCGGGAGATCAGCGAGGATCTCGGCATGCCGCGCAGCAGCGCACACGCACTGTTGCGCACCCTGATGGCACAGGGCTGGGTGCGTGCGGACGAGACCGGTACGCTCTACGGCATCGGGATCCGTGCGCTGCTGGTGGGCACCAGCTATCTTGACGGAGATCCGTATCTGCCCATGATCGCGCCGTTCCTGGACGATCTGCGCAGCGACTGGGACGAGACATTCCACCTCGGCCGCCTCGACGGCACCGACATCGTCTACCTGGCCACCCGGGAATCCCAGCAGTATCGCCGCGCCATCAATCGGGTCGGCAGGAGGCTGCCCGCACACGCCACCGCGCTGGGCAAGGCGCTGTTGGCCGAACGCACCGGCGTCGATCGCCACCAGCACCTGCCCGCCGAGTTGGCGGCGATCACGCCGGCGACCATCACCTGCCACGATGAGCTGGCCGAGGCGCTGGACACTGTACGTATCCGCGGCTACGCCACCGACGACGAGGAGAACACCCAGGGAGTGCGGTGTTTCGCCGTCGCGCTGCGCTACTGCTGGCCGGCTCAGGACGCGATCAGCGCCTCGGTACCGAGGGCGCGGCTGACCGCAGAACGTGAGCGCGGCCTCGTCGAGGCACTGTGCGCCGTCGGTGACAAGGTCAGCCGGGTGCTGCGTCCGATGGCCAATGGCGATAAGTGGTTCGCCTGA
- a CDS encoding sulfite exporter TauE/SafE family protein, translating to MNASVPGFAVIMVAVMLASCLQGSIGFGMGMLAAPVVAIIDPALVPGTLIMLATLLTLLVVLREGTAIDMRGTGWALLGRVPGTIAGALLLAVIPERALAILIAAVVLAGVAITSLGWIPEPRRRNLMLAGATSGVLGTATSIGGPPMALVWQRTSGAQLRATMAGFFLVGSLMSIAMLGVTGAVDHHTVQMFALLIPAAVLGYVLSRYANRILTPLRQRWTAIAASTAGAVVLVVRQTGLL from the coding sequence ATGAACGCGAGCGTGCCCGGGTTCGCGGTCATCATGGTCGCGGTGATGTTGGCGTCCTGCCTGCAGGGCTCCATCGGCTTCGGCATGGGCATGCTGGCCGCACCGGTGGTCGCGATCATCGATCCCGCGCTGGTACCCGGCACGTTGATCATGTTGGCCACCCTGCTCACGCTGCTGGTGGTGCTGCGCGAAGGCACTGCCATCGATATGCGCGGAACCGGGTGGGCGCTGCTGGGCCGGGTCCCCGGCACCATCGCCGGTGCACTGCTGCTGGCGGTCATTCCTGAACGCGCCCTGGCGATCCTGATCGCGGCCGTGGTGCTGGCCGGCGTGGCGATCACCAGCCTGGGTTGGATTCCCGAACCCCGGCGGCGCAACCTGATGTTGGCCGGCGCCACCTCCGGGGTGCTCGGTACCGCGACATCCATCGGCGGACCGCCGATGGCGCTGGTGTGGCAGCGCACCAGTGGCGCCCAGCTGCGAGCGACCATGGCCGGCTTCTTCCTGGTCGGCTCGCTCATGTCCATCGCCATGTTGGGCGTGACCGGTGCCGTGGACCACCACACGGTGCAGATGTTCGCACTGCTCATACCGGCGGCGGTTCTCGGATATGTGTTGTCGCGCTATGCCAACCGCATCCTCACTCCCTTGCGGCAGCGGTGGACCGCCATCGCCGCATCCACCGCGGGCGCGGTGGTTCTCGTCGTCCGACAGACAGGCCTGCTATGA
- a CDS encoding ABC transporter ATP-binding protein has protein sequence MPDSTMTPDSTTAADSVLEVRDLTKSFRVSGGKTLTALDGINLDLARGETLGLVGESGCGKSTLARTLMMLERPDAGSVSFEGIDPFALKGKELLKFRRRVQMVFQDPYASLNSRMTAAEIIAEPWRTHRSLYKTRADRDMRVRGLLDLVGLGAKAFGKYPQEFSGGQRQRIGIARALALNPEVIICDEPVSALDLSVQAQILNLLNDLQQELKISYVFISHDLSVVRHVADRVAVMYLGRIIETGPTEAVFDRPQHHYTSALMSAAPKLHDAARGERILLTGEVPSPLNPPSGCRFRTRCAHATDICARQRPPSAVDPVVAGHTAECHHPAQHEASALSHSA, from the coding sequence ATGCCTGATTCGACGATGACGCCCGATTCGACAACGGCGGCCGATTCAGTGCTCGAGGTCCGCGACCTGACCAAGTCCTTCCGGGTATCCGGCGGCAAGACACTGACCGCGCTCGACGGCATCAATCTGGATCTGGCCCGCGGTGAGACGCTGGGTCTGGTCGGCGAATCCGGTTGTGGCAAATCCACACTCGCCCGCACCCTGATGATGCTGGAACGCCCCGACGCGGGTTCGGTGAGCTTCGAGGGAATCGATCCGTTCGCGCTCAAAGGCAAGGAACTGCTGAAGTTCCGGCGGCGCGTGCAGATGGTGTTCCAGGATCCCTACGCCTCGCTGAACTCGCGGATGACGGCGGCCGAGATCATCGCCGAGCCGTGGCGTACACACAGATCCCTGTACAAGACCCGCGCCGACCGCGATATGCGGGTGCGCGGCCTGCTCGATCTGGTCGGTCTGGGCGCGAAGGCTTTCGGCAAGTACCCGCAGGAGTTCTCCGGTGGCCAGCGCCAGCGCATCGGCATCGCCCGGGCTCTCGCGCTCAATCCCGAGGTCATCATCTGTGACGAGCCGGTTTCGGCGCTGGACCTCTCGGTTCAAGCGCAGATCCTCAACCTGCTCAACGACCTTCAGCAGGAGCTGAAGATCTCCTACGTCTTCATTTCCCACGATCTGTCGGTGGTGCGCCACGTCGCCGACCGGGTTGCCGTGATGTACCTGGGCCGGATCATCGAAACCGGGCCCACCGAAGCGGTTTTCGACCGTCCCCAGCATCACTACACGTCCGCTCTCATGTCGGCCGCGCCCAAGCTGCACGACGCGGCGCGCGGCGAGCGGATCCTGCTCACGGGCGAGGTGCCCTCACCGCTGAATCCGCCGTCGGGATGCCGCTTCCGGACCCGCTGTGCCCACGCGACCGACATCTGTGCCCGACAGCGTCCACCGTCGGCCGTCGATCCCGTGGTCGCCGGCCACACTGCGGAATGTCATCATCCTGCCCAGCACGAGGCATCGGCGTTGTCGCACAGCGCATGA
- a CDS encoding ABC transporter ATP-binding protein, with protein MTAVAEHLPTDRVDADPALRVEGLTVDIRTITGTVRAVDHVSFAARTGETLALLGESGCGKSMTATALVGLLEPVAQVADGTARIGDVDILSVGRKKRREMAGPELAIVFQDALTALNPLYTVGTQLAEPFRIHHGMKAKEAKAKAVELMARVGIPQPEERMKAYPHQFSGGMRQRLLIAMAVALNPKVLIADEPTTALDVTVQAQIMALLKSLRAEYDMAVVLITHDLALVAEEADRVAVMYAGSIVETGPVSEVFADPKHPYTKGLLDSVPVDAERGAGLKSIGGSPPDLHSIPAGCVYQDRCPLVADICRSTRPALQAVGSRRASACHFPTEVSHA; from the coding sequence ATGACTGCTGTCGCAGAACATCTCCCCACGGACCGGGTGGACGCCGATCCCGCGCTGCGGGTCGAGGGACTGACCGTCGACATCCGTACCATCACCGGCACCGTCCGGGCCGTCGACCATGTCAGCTTTGCCGCCCGCACCGGTGAGACGCTGGCACTGCTCGGCGAGTCCGGCTGCGGCAAATCGATGACCGCCACCGCGCTCGTCGGCCTACTCGAACCGGTGGCCCAGGTCGCCGACGGCACGGCGCGCATCGGCGATGTCGACATTCTCTCGGTGGGCCGTAAGAAGCGGCGCGAGATGGCGGGCCCGGAATTGGCGATCGTCTTCCAGGACGCGCTGACCGCGCTCAACCCGCTCTACACCGTCGGCACCCAGTTGGCCGAACCGTTCCGCATCCATCACGGCATGAAGGCCAAAGAGGCCAAGGCCAAGGCGGTGGAACTGATGGCGCGCGTGGGCATCCCGCAGCCCGAAGAACGGATGAAGGCCTACCCGCACCAGTTCTCCGGGGGCATGCGCCAACGCCTGCTCATCGCGATGGCCGTCGCGCTCAACCCGAAGGTGCTGATCGCCGACGAGCCGACGACGGCGCTGGACGTCACCGTGCAGGCGCAGATCATGGCCCTGCTCAAGAGCCTGCGTGCGGAGTACGACATGGCGGTCGTGCTGATCACCCACGATCTGGCCCTTGTCGCGGAGGAGGCCGACCGCGTCGCCGTCATGTACGCCGGCAGCATCGTCGAAACCGGCCCGGTGTCCGAGGTTTTCGCCGATCCGAAGCACCCGTACACCAAAGGGCTGCTCGATTCGGTGCCGGTCGACGCCGAGCGCGGTGCCGGCCTCAAATCGATCGGCGGCAGCCCGCCGGACCTGCACTCGATCCCGGCGGGGTGCGTGTACCAGGACCGCTGCCCGCTGGTCGCCGATATCTGCCGCAGCACCCGACCCGCCCTGCAGGCCGTCGGTAGCCGGCGCGCGTCCGCCTGCCACTTCCCCACGGAGGTCTCCCATGCCTGA